CTACATAACATTGTTAGCCCGCTTCGCCCAATTTTAGCGATTTTGTTTGCCCAACGATACTCCTGACCCGTAGGTATTTTGGCATTGCAGAACCTTACTGACCTGacaaaattttattgataatcAGACGTAAATTAATCAGTGCGGGCATAGTTTTAGCTATCGGCTTTGACCGTGGTGTTTGTGAGGTGTACGCAACGGTAACGCGTGTGGCGCGTGTGTTGCAGTGTGGCTGAAGCTGGGCGTGGGCGGCGCGTTGCTGTTGGCCACCCACGCCGTCGTGCGTCGAGCCACTGCCCGGCGCGGTGCGTACCATTCATTACTTTCTCATTAGAAACCATTGAATCTTAGAATAACTTTTATAAGTAGATAGAATTGGGATTGAATAATTTCTaacaatttcattcaattgtGAATTGTATTTAGGGATTTGGAACTATTCCAATAAAGTTAACGTACCTATAGTTTAATTCGCATATGAGACATTGATAAATTGGCAAAGATTATcccatacacacacacatttagCATAGGAAGATGTAGACCTATCAACTCAAATTATGGCAATTGAACTGCAATTTTCGTAACAGATGCATCAGCAAGTGAAGAGCACGATATTAGGGAAGAAACACCAGTGAGGGACCGTCGAATGACCCTCATATCTGAAGAAGCCGCAGCTGGtaggaaatatttattacagGCATTCATACAACATTTTTCCTCGAACCATAAGTTAATCAGTTTTTCGTGACTGCAGCAATTGATGAAGAAGAGGAAATTTCCCAACCAGTTGAGGAAGAAAATCTAGCTGAAAAGATTGCTTCTGTTATTAAATCTGCTCCACCTCAAAAGGAAGAAATTGAAGAAGAGGTAGTagaggaggaagaagaagaaaacgaAGAAGGACCGATAGGAGCCAAGGTAAGATTGTAATCGATATTCTAAATCATTTATTGATCAATCAATCTTCTTTGTAAACGACAAACCAATAATTCACAGGAAGTAAGTGCAAAAGGAATCACGAAAGATAAAGAACTGTACAGCGACGAAGAAGAAGATGAAGAAGTTGAGGAGGAAGAGGAAATTGTTGAAGAAGTAAAGGAGCCTCCGAAGAAAGCAGCTCCGACTCCACAAAATTCGGCGGAGACTAAACCAACGGCTGACGACGATGTACCTGATGACGTGGAAATAATCGATAATGAGCAGCTTGAGGAGGAATATGAAGAAGAAGACGACGAAGAGGAAGAAATATCAGACGTGGATGACGCAGAGCTTCTCAGCCGCCTGGAGGCTAAATACGGGCGTCTGCCCGAACCGGAGCGATTCGGACCAAAACCCAGTAAACACGACTGTATGCCTGTGTCCGCTTGCTCGCGTAGACTCGCAGTTGGCTTCATCACTTAACTTATTAACCCTCCCTGGCATGACTAACTGTAACGTGAGTGGATATGAATTATTCATTAATAtacttatatttgttttgtgCTTTCATATTTTAGGTTCTGTGTTCATTTCAGATTTAATTGCCTTGAACATCTGATTCGATCTACATACATACCCTATTTAGAATTATATCTAAGTATGTAACATAGGTGTCATACGTCATTACAGATTCTGAATAGATCTAGAACTTAGTAATTACATTGACCTCCCAGATTTAGTTAACATTCATCTATTCCCTAAGCCCTAGATCCGGGCAACTGTCTATGAACTGCTCCAAATAacaaagtgtttttatttttcactttttttctttatattttttaaattcttgtaTGTGCAATTTGCAGAGGATGGTGGGAACAGTATAGAGGACGACTGGCCGGGAGAGCCCAGTGATCAGTACTGGCGCCAGCAACTCGACCAAGCGGAGGAAGAGCTACGCCAAGTAAGCacttacaaagttttttttttattattatttcttcaaataTATTGTATCTTTATATGAGTATGACCTGTTTTCCACACCTGTGGCCCAGGGAAACTGTTCCccggaacaaaataaaaagtctaTAACCGTGTCTAAATCACATCTATCTCAATAATTATCTAAATCAGGTCAGAGTTTAGCGTAAAAGCTTGcttgacaaacaaacacattttcGGAATTTCAATGTTATGATCCTTCACACAGCAAGGATGCCGTATTAGGTATATCGAGTGTCTTTGccttgttaaattaaaataattgttggtGTATCATTATTTTCTGTTAATATGACTACCTCGAGTGTtttgattttcttatttaattttaaactgcaCGTCCATATTGTTATTAACTGGCATGCTACCGAGTGAGTTTTTGGGTTTCCTAAAGCCTGTAATAGCTTTGCTCGCTTTCCACGTCATCACAACGATACACCAACAATACAAGAAATCGAGACCTAGGGGGAATTTGACTACTCCAATCGATTCAacctcaaaatgttttcaaaaacgtTTCTCAAACCACTATTATATCAACTTTCAGGAGTGGCTCgactaacttatttttattttttgcatccAAAATTCGCATCCATCATACTTTGCTCGTTGTGCCATTTTCCTTTGGACTTGTTGTCGGCGGAGGGTCGGGCTGCGTCCCGCGCCCGCACCCCGCGCGGGTCGCCCCCGCCTTCCTCCGACGACATCGTCTCCCCTAGACTAGGAACTGTTGCTCACCTGCCTCAAAACAAACACGAAGTAGAAAGCAAATCGATGTTAATACGAGTGATTTGCTGGTTAGTGCGTGTTGTGGGCGGGTGAGCggttgtgtgtgtgcgtgtgtgagTGTATCGTGTACTAACGTGCGAGGGCGCGTGGGGCCGGGCGCGGCGGCTGGCGGGCGGTGACGCGCTGGCGGGCAGTGCGCGCGCGCGCTGGCTGCTGGCGCGCGCCGCCGACGCCGAGGCCGAGGCGCGCCGCGACAACCGCCTGCTCTCCGCCGCCATCACCGCCTACCTGCACCTGCTCAAGATGAACGAACGCCTCTCCGACCGCAGGCTGCTCGAGGTCGCGCTAAGAACGCTTGACAGAATACGATTTAGAGGTCATTTTTATTCCATgaatatatatacatacctatattcctaaataataatagaaaattataatacactATTTCTGTTCGCAGGTAATTATTTAAGTGCGGAACCTGTGTACAGGTTGCTCATTCGTCGGTTTCCTGACGTGCCCGACTATCACAATAATCTAACAGTGTCTTTCCTCATGGCTAACAGGTAGCTTTCCATCAAATTTTGATTCTTTCTTgctgtattaaaaaaattatgttataaaaatatgcttcaatATGTTTCAGGGCCGACCTCGCTGAACAGGTCATTAAAGATACGCTTAAAAAGTGGCCCAACGATCGCGTAGCACTGGCCCACCATGGCTTTGTGCTGAAAACTCAACATAACCGCAACGAAGAAGCAGTTGAGGCATTCCAAAAAGCATTGGAGGGCGACGTCGGTCCAGCGACTGAGCCGCGGTTTTATTACCACCTTGGAGACTCGCTCCTCTTGCTGGGCCGATTCAAAGAAGCCCATGAAGTCCACAAGCGTGGAGCGGCACTTGGCCATTTTCTATCACCAGCGCAACGATCACTATATAATGTAGATCGGCTAAAAAGTCAACCATGGTGGAACATAGAGCAGACTCCATATGCAAAGTTAGCTCGCGCCTTAGAAAAATCTTGGAAAGAAATCTTGAAAGAAGGAGAAGCTGCAAAAGCTCTATATGAGAAAGAAAAAGAAGGTCTCAAGGAGCGCGGCGAATGGTCGCAACTGGACTTGTTCGTTCGCGGCCAAGAAATTCCCAATAGATGTAAGAGGGCACCGGTGACGTGTTCGATCGTGCGGTCGGAAGCCGCCGCGGTGGGCTGTCGACGCGGGCAGGTGAAGTTCAGCGCTATGGAGGCAGGCACCCATGTCCGGCCACATGTCGGACCTACCAACTGCCGCTTACGGATGCACTTAGGTCTCAGTAATACCAAAGATACATACTTAAGAGTGGATCAAGAAACCAGGTGAGATAAACAAGTGGCCACTTTTGATTTTAGTGTAATTAATAATACATGTTTTTTAAGATCTTAATAATAGCCTCCTATATGATTTCATCTGAGAACTCGCTAAAACGTGTTATTCAATTGTCAGACAGTGGCAAGTGGGCAAGACGTTCATGTTCGACGACAGCTTCGAGCACGAGGTGTGGCACAACGGCACCGGCACGCGGCTGGTGCTCATAGTGGACGTGTGGCACCCCGCGCTCACGCCCGCCGAGCGCCGAACCCTGCCGGCCATCTGAACGTCCTCTCCGTCCTCGCAGTGTCACAACACTACCGTAGTCTTGGTTTATGACACTCCCATGACCCATGCGGGTGGCGTTCAGACGCCCGCAGACCATGGGAGTGTGACCCAGCTACGGATTACATGTCATAATAAGGCATCCGTTATGTACACACCTTTAGATACTATACCCATATCAAAATAGGGAACAGGACAAGCTAATAAATCCCGATgggaaaaagtattttttatgtaagaatGAATTAAACTAGTCAATTTTACATCATTAAAAACGCATACATCGCGTTTAGCGTTGCATTTAATGTTTACGTGGTTTCGCAAAAGTAATattgaatttctttaaaaataatttgacgcATAATTTTACCGTACTTATGGTAGTTACCTGTAAAGTCTGTCATAGGCATATCAGTTTAAAATCATAAGAGACTATAAATTCGTGAACTGGAAGTTATCAGTCGATTTTATAATGATCATTCATATATAATGtaactaacatttttttctttaaaactagtaaattattgtttcggcttatttatgtatatagctggcaattttataaaatattcatgatcaGTGTATTGAATACCTtgtgatatatttttgaagtctTATATTTCTCtgttaagattaattttaagaataaaattatagtgCTCGATATaacgttactttttattttcttcttccaatgtatgtaggtatcatGAGgagaaattgtaaaaaaataaagatctgTATTTGCTTAGTAGGTGTATATTTGGTATAAAAATTACCAGATAGTCTGGTTCAAATATAACCCTATAACTTATACACTTAACCTAATAAAGCTCGTTGTAATCTAATTAATTGCTAGGTACAAAATTGGTCCACAGTTCATAATCAAGACTTAAGTAACAAATACAGTCCGATTACTTATACCTTATCTAGACAAATTCGACTTTTgcttaaacatttattatgagATTCTAGTAATTCGAGAACTTCAATCAATTGGACGGAAGTATAACACTGGAATTCccataacattataaaataactattgtttAATTTCTAATTTAGTAATAAACGGAtctttatacaatttattttgatatatacATTTACAGAACACAAGTAATGTAGTACATACATTACTTGtgttcattaaaaatatgttaggaTCAGCTTCTGGAATGTAAGTCAATGGAATGGTTTAGGCTAGGattctatataaaatgtaagtataaacttattttgtgcccaaacaaataagtataaattCACTGGGCAATCAAATCAACAATtggataatttatattaatcttCAATTCAGTTTAAATGCTTCATAACGACACGTGCTATCGATGTAAAACTAATTATTTCTGGCAGAAACTTAACACTAACAGTTTCATTAAAGCTAATGTCTTgacataataataacaattccTTAAAAATATGCTCGCTCAATGACCTAAACCCAAATGAAAAAATTCGTATAAAATCACATTCACATCTTGAAACACTCATTCGTTAAACACACCACTTGATGGCAATATTTCGATATgattatctaaatataaatcaaaacttAGTGACTACAGTTATAAGGCCAGCAATATTTCGAACAGCATTTACCAAATAACATCACTGAAGTAAGGCACTTAAGTACTCTGCAAGGTCAAGCATCTAGAACATTATTGATTAATTAAGCTGCTATATTCATGTTATAATGATCATTGGTGGGCTGATAGGCGGGCGGGCCAGGCGCCTGCGGCGTGGCGCGGGCGCTAtagggcggcgcgggcggcggcggcgtctGCCACGCCGCCTCGCCGTAAGCGCCGCCGTACACGTAAGAAGGAGACTCGCAAGGAGTAATATTGTCTGCTCTATTGTCGTATGTGGGTGCGGTCTCATAATTTCTTTCAATATTGTCATAAGATGCAATGTTGGGCTCGTATTTCCTTGGTGGGTTTGGTTCGTTGTAAGGGCCGACTACATCGTAACCTGATTTCATACTGCTACGACCTATGGTGTTATACCTATTATTAGTGACTATAGGAACAGATTCGACTGGGGGTGGTGGGTCATAGGCATCTTCTACACAAGGAAAGTTTTCTCGCTCTGCTGTGTGATAAGAGACAGGACGCGCCGCGTGGAAATTAGAGTAGGACGAGTGCGCCGACGTCGGTCGAGACGCTCTCGACTCGCGCGGCAACGAAGCGTTTGACGATAAGTATCCAGCGTTTCTGTATGAACGACGGGACCTGCGGACTGACGAGTTATTTCCCCGAGAACCTGATCGACGTTTTACTCGACGAGGTGTCATTGGTTTCATTGAAGTTTCACTGATGTTTGTTTCTGTTGGACTTAGTTCAATTGTATACACTGGTCGACGAGACATAGTTCCTTTATCTGCAAATAAAGAAGTGAATGAGCACTACTGTTTATAGCACTTAAaatcagtattaaaaaaaataactgaatcCATTGTTACCTGCTGCTGGCTTCTGCTTTTTAAAGGATCTATAAGCCAAAACAACAGCGAGTGGTAATGCTGTGGCTGCAAATATAGCAGCAACAGCTGACTGTCCCAGTTCCACATGGTCCCACTGCATGAAACAACCCTCAACTCTTGTGGGTCTCCATGAGCCTGGACCATCCACTTCATCCCAAACTGGTTGACACCCCCAACCATTGCCTTCCCACCAGCTAACACTGCCTGTACCCAGGGATAACAGGCCACTatcctgaaaaatattaaaaaatatataaattacttCAACCTATGATACCCCTTATCCTTTGATAAggggaaaaattaaataaacataaaatcttaaaataaatcatacccTGTTCAAAGAGCCCAAATTCAGGTAGTAgcatatcaaaaatatattccataCTAGCCACATGAAACTCCATATTGCATACTGTAAagaataaaaaggtttttttattaaaaaatcaggAGTCACAAACATGTAAAATCAAAAGAGAaaggttgaaaataaaaatgacaatttaATATGACTAGAGTCAAGATTGACTTATACATGCTGCATACATTCTAAAACTAGTTTGCCCAGCATCACTATGACCTAATGTGGAAAGGCAAGTTTGTTTACATAACAAAAAGATGTTTTCTTTGATAATAtacacattattaaaatttcctTCAATGACACCTAACTATCTTAGGATACATAAAGAttcattactttaattttactttGGAATAATAAAGCGTTAACCCATTCCCACACATGCATGAGTAAAATTCAATCAGGACCATAAAACTTCCTCCTTTTAGAGGATTGGTTATAAAGAATGTGATAGCAAATTCTTAAATGGTTACATAATGTTGTTTATGGAACCACCTACACATGgtgaaagcaaaagaaaaaagtaGGTCATTTCTTTATCACTTGTTAACAATATACCATAATGCTAAACCGTCTAACTGTTGACTTACCGCTAAAAGATACTTTGTAATATACTGAACAGCTCCAAATGATccaaatattatcaaaattatgttcGTGAAGTTTGCAATTATTGGCAACCACATATATCCAAGAAAATCAAAGACTTGCCGCTGTATTGTGATGATCTGTAATAAAGAAACAATGATTATAGCAATCCAACCACTGAGTATGAgtcatttaaatatgatttcATATTATCAGAATCTGCATGGTACCTAGTGGAGGTCATCAGTAACTAGGTCTAAGAAGTACCTAATCACTACTCCAAGAAAAACAGTCcaatatgataaataaaagtGGTAAGCTTATGAACAGTAATAAGGCACAGCCAATAGAAATATCAACATTTCGATAAGATTTTAACGGCAAGACATACCAATTCCAAAATACAGACGATCAACAATAACGTTCTTAGACCACAAACTGCCATTTCAACAAGTTATCCGACGGAATCgcacaaaaactttaaatttattttaggaaatatacaggtacatttttataaacacaTAACTATCTAATTCTAAtacataaaactaataaactaaacattttgaataacaaaattattcccGTTGTATGTgtggtaaaagttttttttttttaatcggcaATGTTGAGAATAGTGATGTGGTGTTAAATCACTGTCATTATCCGATTTCAAATCGAATATATGAATATCGGATATCCCGTTTTTAAATCGGATTCCCCAGGAGCAAACACGCAGAATCTCTTTGATTTTGAGTAATTATGTGaaaattttgacaatattaatgtAGCACCGGAAAGTAAATTGATTCTAAAGGCTACCATCATGCCATCCCACCCATCATGATCGTATGTAATATATTGAAGTTGAAGAGATGAATATATCGTTTGAATCAACCAATTTGCGCTTAAAATATCGCTTAAGTTTACCACATCAgttgaaatataataacaacTTAGTCGATTCTCTTTTGATGAGCTTAATGAACCCACCTCACAAGGACTACTCTATGTTGATAATCAAAAAGTCAGACGGATTCGGAT
The window above is part of the Helicoverpa armigera isolate CAAS_96S chromosome 3, ASM3070526v1, whole genome shotgun sequence genome. Proteins encoded here:
- the LOC110383774 gene encoding aspartyl/asparaginyl beta-hydroxylase isoform X1; translated protein: MSGDVQPRKRKDKKRKKDELGADETPRGTAAALGEGDVFMHSPNEHGTGGHWCAKIIFFSLLAVLVTLIGLIILENRGLTELEANSVESQYSGILEGWLEDAPEDDHHDEHTLELKHHDDDEEDIDDHSPEEIDHDDEDDDHDNEDDDDDDDDHDDGDDDDEHDDGDDDDEHAEQDDEDSAQEDENDEREDNDEDENSNELDDDDDGQEHDGDGDDDEDGDDDNEDADEDNAELDQQDDDNGEERSFDKSNEDDDDKIEEGYGKYEDSGEDDKNNDDDDEDDDLQRVDENDTGEDDDQDDERNDSIEHNDDGADEENSDENNQGGNESRENEDEEEEHEDEEEDLEVEVERLEKEVSDDDLSEELPAPELDDDDKSEEISNEIAQEDDADADDGATEDEEFLEPDDIDDALPEIEPIVAPKGKPLVEVEEDTPIVKPADTLAEEEEYEKQQEELRREQEQASHMWLKLGVGGALLLATHAVVRRATARRDASASEEHDIREETPVRDRRMTLISEEAAAAIDEEEEISQPVEEENLAEKIASVIKSAPPQKEEIEEEVVEEEEEENEEGPIGAKEVSAKGITKDKELYSDEEEDEEVEEEEEIVEEVKEPPKKAAPTPQNSAETKPTADDDVPDDVEIIDNEQLEEEYEEEDDEEEEISDVDDAELLSRLEAKYGRLPEPERFGPKPKDGGNSIEDDWPGEPSDQYWRQQLDQAEEELRQGAWGRARRLAGGDALAGSARARWLLARAADAEAEARRDNRLLSAAITAYLHLLKMNERLSDRRLLEVALRTLDRIRFRGNYLSAEPVYRLLIRRFPDVPDYHNNLTVSFLMANRADLAEQVIKDTLKKWPNDRVALAHHGFVLKTQHNRNEEAVEAFQKALEGDVGPATEPRFYYHLGDSLLLLGRFKEAHEVHKRGAALGHFLSPAQRSLYNVDRLKSQPWWNIEQTPYAKLARALEKSWKEILKEGEAAKALYEKEKEGLKERGEWSQLDLFVRGQEIPNRCKRAPVTCSIVRSEAAAVGCRRGQVKFSAMEAGTHVRPHVGPTNCRLRMHLGLSNTKDTYLRVDQETRQWQVGKTFMFDDSFEHEVWHNGTGTRLVLIVDVWHPALTPAERRTLPAI
- the LOC110383774 gene encoding aspartyl/asparaginyl beta-hydroxylase isoform X2, with protein sequence MSGDVQPRKRKDKKRKKDELGADETPRGTAAALGEGDVFMHSPNEHGTGGHWCAKIIFFSLLAVLVTLIGLIILENRGLTELEANSVESQYSGILEGWLEDAPEDDHHDEHTLELKHHDEEEEHEDEEEDLEVEVERLEKEVSDDDLSEELPAPELDDDDKSEEISNEIAQEDDADADDGATEDEEFLEPDDIDDALPEIEPIVAPKGKPLVEVEEDTPIVKPADTLAEEEEYEKQQEELRREQEQASHMWLKLGVGGALLLATHAVVRRATARRDASASEEHDIREETPVRDRRMTLISEEAAAAIDEEEEISQPVEEENLAEKIASVIKSAPPQKEEIEEEVVEEEEEENEEGPIGAKEVSAKGITKDKELYSDEEEDEEVEEEEEIVEEVKEPPKKAAPTPQNSAETKPTADDDVPDDVEIIDNEQLEEEYEEEDDEEEEISDVDDAELLSRLEAKYGRLPEPERFGPKPKDGGNSIEDDWPGEPSDQYWRQQLDQAEEELRQGAWGRARRLAGGDALAGSARARWLLARAADAEAEARRDNRLLSAAITAYLHLLKMNERLSDRRLLEVALRTLDRIRFRGNYLSAEPVYRLLIRRFPDVPDYHNNLTVSFLMANRADLAEQVIKDTLKKWPNDRVALAHHGFVLKTQHNRNEEAVEAFQKALEGDVGPATEPRFYYHLGDSLLLLGRFKEAHEVHKRGAALGHFLSPAQRSLYNVDRLKSQPWWNIEQTPYAKLARALEKSWKEILKEGEAAKALYEKEKEGLKERGEWSQLDLFVRGQEIPNRCKRAPVTCSIVRSEAAAVGCRRGQVKFSAMEAGTHVRPHVGPTNCRLRMHLGLSNTKDTYLRVDQETRQWQVGKTFMFDDSFEHEVWHNGTGTRLVLIVDVWHPALTPAERRTLPAI
- the Nkain gene encoding DNA-directed RNA polymerase II subunit RPB1 isoform X1; this encodes MAVCGLRTLLLIVCILELIITIQRQVFDFLGYMWLPIIANFTNIILIIFGSFGAVQYITKYLLAYAIWSFMWLVWNIFLICYYLNLGSLNRDSGLLSLGTGSVSWWEGNGWGCQPVWDEVDGPGSWRPTRVEGCFMQWDHVELGQSAVAAIFAATALPLAVVLAYRSFKKQKPAADKGTMSRRPVYTIELSPTETNISETSMKPMTPRRVKRRSGSRGNNSSVRRSRRSYRNAGYLSSNASLPRESRASRPTSAHSSYSNFHAARPVSYHTAERENFPCVEDAYDPPPPVESVPIVTNNRYNTIGRSSMKSGYDVVGPYNEPNPPRKYEPNIASYDNIERNYETAPTYDNRADNITPCESPSYVYGGAYGEAAWQTPPPPAPPYSARATPQAPGPPAYQPTNDHYNMNIAA
- the Nkain gene encoding DNA-directed RNA polymerase II subunit RPB1 isoform X2, whose protein sequence is MWLPIIANFTNIILIIFGSFGAVQYITKYLLAYAIWSFMWLVWNIFLICYYLNLGSLNRDSGLLSLGTGSVSWWEGNGWGCQPVWDEVDGPGSWRPTRVEGCFMQWDHVELGQSAVAAIFAATALPLAVVLAYRSFKKQKPAADKGTMSRRPVYTIELSPTETNISETSMKPMTPRRVKRRSGSRGNNSSVRRSRRSYRNAGYLSSNASLPRESRASRPTSAHSSYSNFHAARPVSYHTAERENFPCVEDAYDPPPPVESVPIVTNNRYNTIGRSSMKSGYDVVGPYNEPNPPRKYEPNIASYDNIERNYETAPTYDNRADNITPCESPSYVYGGAYGEAAWQTPPPPAPPYSARATPQAPGPPAYQPTNDHYNMNIAA